A section of the Archangium lipolyticum genome encodes:
- a CDS encoding AAA family ATPase — protein MESPSESNTPGATPEGRLVTDILLSCRRHGAWPSVEALRLEHGEAREALDALLEAGLLRVHSEHCRPSLGALLRFGPEAELAGFDRLLPALKEAWRRNRAKAWSAEELGVLSGLPAAEVAQVLELFASELDIADALFGDDVGLVGAIQLSPAVGELEPFAAVRARLVAQGPLEPPLRLTGLRVDGYRALEGFEARFGALTVLTGAQGSGKSSLLDCLALLSFAAEHPLPSGLEPRGAGQRLFHSGAPERIHVTLCVTSGTGRALRYTVSFGGPLVAPRVISERLAPVEPDASGQEPFAFLDFKGGKGTVRTVMWEPPRPRVLPVPRTVPPDELALRGELEPALGVVASFREFLSGWRCHAGFEVGRGSAMRRPVPSEPEPLLAVDGSNLSAVLFHLMVEHPERWRELEAHLRSAIPSFQSLSVKPRGGPGTVIGVWREAGVRDELTLADLSDGTLRFLCLAALCLSPRKPPLLGLDGPDVGLHPRVLPVLAGLLRRASTETQVLVTTGSSALLSEFSRDEMALLEKVDGRVVFGGVDGAVPARAM, from the coding sequence GTGGAGTCCCCGAGCGAATCGAACACCCCTGGAGCGACGCCGGAAGGACGGCTCGTCACGGACATCCTCCTGTCCTGCCGGCGGCATGGCGCGTGGCCCTCGGTGGAAGCGCTCCGCCTCGAGCACGGGGAGGCGCGGGAGGCGCTCGACGCGCTCCTGGAAGCGGGCCTGCTGCGGGTGCACTCCGAACACTGCCGGCCCTCGCTCGGCGCGCTCCTGCGCTTCGGTCCCGAGGCGGAGCTCGCGGGCTTCGACCGGTTGCTGCCCGCGTTGAAGGAGGCCTGGCGGCGCAACCGCGCCAAGGCCTGGAGCGCCGAGGAGCTCGGGGTGCTGTCCGGCCTTCCGGCGGCCGAGGTGGCCCAGGTCCTGGAGCTGTTCGCCTCGGAGCTGGACATCGCGGACGCGCTCTTCGGAGACGACGTGGGCCTCGTCGGCGCCATCCAGCTCTCGCCCGCGGTGGGGGAGCTGGAGCCCTTCGCGGCCGTCCGCGCGCGGCTCGTCGCCCAGGGCCCGCTGGAGCCGCCCCTCCGCCTCACCGGGTTGCGGGTGGATGGATACCGGGCCCTGGAGGGCTTCGAGGCGCGGTTCGGTGCGCTCACCGTCCTCACCGGCGCACAGGGCTCGGGCAAGTCCTCGCTCCTCGACTGTCTGGCCCTGCTCTCCTTCGCCGCGGAGCACCCGCTCCCGTCCGGGTTGGAGCCTCGCGGCGCCGGCCAGCGGCTGTTCCACTCGGGGGCTCCCGAGCGCATTCACGTGACCTTGTGCGTCACGAGTGGCACCGGCAGGGCCCTGCGCTACACGGTGAGTTTTGGCGGGCCCCTGGTTGCGCCCCGCGTCATCTCGGAGCGGCTCGCCCCGGTGGAGCCTGACGCGAGTGGCCAGGAGCCGTTCGCGTTCCTCGACTTCAAGGGCGGCAAGGGAACGGTCCGCACCGTGATGTGGGAGCCGCCCCGGCCCCGGGTGCTCCCGGTGCCCCGCACGGTGCCTCCGGACGAGCTCGCGCTGCGCGGGGAGCTCGAGCCCGCCCTGGGCGTCGTGGCCAGCTTCCGGGAGTTCCTCTCCGGCTGGCGCTGCCATGCGGGCTTCGAGGTCGGAAGGGGCTCGGCGATGCGCCGGCCCGTGCCCTCGGAGCCGGAGCCCCTGCTGGCGGTGGATGGCTCCAACCTGAGCGCCGTGCTCTTCCACTTGATGGTGGAGCACCCCGAGCGCTGGCGCGAGCTCGAGGCACACCTGCGCTCGGCCATTCCCTCCTTCCAATCACTCTCGGTCAAACCCCGGGGCGGGCCGGGCACGGTCATCGGCGTCTGGCGCGAGGCGGGTGTGAGGGACGAGCTGACACTGGCGGACCTCTCGGACGGGACGCTCCGCTTCCTCTGTCTGGCGGCGCTGTGCCTGTCACCCCGGAAGCCGCCGCTCCTGGGCCTCGACGGTCCCGACGTGGGCCTCCACCCTCGCGTGCTGCCAGTGCTCGCGGGGCTGCTGCGGCGGGCCTCCACCGAGACCCAGGTGCTCGTCACCACCGGGTCTTCCGCGCTGCTCTCGGAATTCTCGCGTGACGAGATGGCCCTACTGGAAAAGGTGGATGGGCGCGTGGTGTTCGGTGGGGTGGACGGGGCTGTGCCTGCGCGGGCCATGTAG
- a CDS encoding protein-disulfide reductase DsbD family protein gives MTQHRVRRSSWGGLLFAALGLVLGAGVARAELPATAVSTGAPDQGNPRVEAALLTDVTQVKPGDSFRVGVRFRMDPGWHIYWKNPGESGLASEIVWDTPGTTVGELQWPLPITFRSPDGFITSYGYGEEVLLFAEARVSEQMTGSLQLSAASDILVCEQRCLPAQLMLTRNVPVGPETLKDSEFAPAFDAARASVPVTPESAGHVVSLALDTKPLTAGQPFTGTFTVTAPQGQPAPMVEKDFFIPERIKGIARVELSPVAGKPGTFKVEGTAAADVPAQEPRLAGVLRLGTAASGYRALTLDLALAPVVAAPPGTVAAAPVVKAPPVVVPPPSMGTAVASESSLSLGLVLLFAFLGGALLNLMPCVFPVLALKAYGFTRTVHAERGKVALHALAYAGGIIGSLLVLALVVLALRAGGSSVGWGFQFQEPLFVAAVAAVLVAFALNLFGVFTVGTDGTALVEKVDSSHGLARSAGEGVLAVVLATPCSAPLLGTAVGFALAAGPITVLATFFMLGLGLALPFCLLVLVPGLTKLLPKPGAWMERGKQLLGFALLGTTVWLVWVMGGLTGVDGMARLLAFLAVVGLGAWMYGLAQGAEGGRKVAGVVAVVAVVAVGGLFSLRFEETGPALRKASAVAEAQPWDDAAVTAALKAGQPVFVDFTADWCLTCKFNERTVLTREDVRTAFAQHKVAFFVADWTRRDERISAKLAEFGRAGVPMYLVVSPAAPDKPEVLPELLTPDTVIEAVRRAAERVADAT, from the coding sequence ATGACGCAGCATCGGGTACGACGTTCGAGCTGGGGTGGTCTTCTCTTCGCGGCGCTGGGGCTCGTCCTCGGCGCGGGCGTGGCACGGGCGGAGCTGCCGGCCACCGCGGTGTCGACGGGCGCTCCGGATCAGGGCAACCCTCGCGTGGAGGCGGCCCTCCTGACGGATGTCACCCAGGTGAAGCCGGGTGACTCCTTCCGCGTGGGTGTGCGCTTCCGCATGGACCCGGGCTGGCACATCTACTGGAAGAATCCAGGAGAGTCGGGGCTGGCCTCGGAGATCGTCTGGGACACGCCGGGCACCACCGTGGGCGAGCTGCAGTGGCCGCTGCCCATCACCTTCCGCAGCCCGGACGGCTTCATCACCTCCTATGGCTACGGGGAGGAGGTGCTCCTCTTCGCCGAGGCCCGCGTGTCCGAGCAGATGACGGGCTCGCTGCAGCTGTCGGCCGCGTCGGACATCCTGGTGTGCGAGCAGCGCTGCCTGCCCGCGCAGCTCATGCTCACCCGCAACGTGCCGGTGGGCCCCGAGACACTGAAGGACTCCGAGTTCGCCCCCGCCTTCGACGCGGCGCGCGCGAGCGTGCCGGTGACGCCCGAGAGCGCCGGCCACGTGGTGTCGCTCGCGCTCGACACGAAGCCGCTCACCGCCGGCCAGCCCTTCACGGGCACCTTCACCGTGACGGCGCCCCAGGGACAGCCGGCGCCCATGGTGGAGAAGGACTTCTTCATTCCCGAGCGCATCAAGGGCATCGCGCGCGTGGAGCTCTCGCCCGTGGCGGGCAAGCCCGGCACCTTCAAGGTGGAAGGCACGGCCGCCGCGGACGTGCCCGCGCAGGAGCCCCGGCTGGCGGGCGTGCTTCGGCTGGGCACGGCGGCCTCGGGCTACCGCGCGCTGACGCTGGACCTGGCGCTCGCGCCCGTGGTGGCCGCCCCGCCCGGGACCGTTGCGGCCGCGCCGGTGGTGAAGGCCCCGCCCGTGGTGGTGCCGCCTCCCTCGATGGGTACGGCCGTGGCGTCCGAGTCCTCGCTGTCGCTGGGGCTGGTGCTCCTCTTCGCCTTCCTCGGGGGCGCGCTGCTCAACCTCATGCCGTGCGTCTTCCCGGTGCTGGCCCTCAAGGCGTACGGCTTCACCCGCACGGTGCACGCCGAGCGCGGCAAGGTGGCGCTGCACGCGCTGGCGTACGCGGGGGGAATCATCGGCTCGCTGCTGGTGCTGGCGCTGGTGGTGCTGGCCCTGCGCGCCGGTGGGAGCAGCGTGGGCTGGGGCTTCCAGTTCCAGGAGCCGCTCTTCGTCGCGGCGGTGGCCGCGGTACTGGTGGCCTTCGCCCTCAACCTCTTCGGCGTCTTCACGGTGGGCACGGACGGCACCGCGCTGGTGGAGAAGGTGGACTCGAGCCATGGCCTGGCGCGCAGCGCGGGCGAGGGCGTGCTGGCGGTGGTGCTGGCCACGCCCTGCTCGGCGCCGCTGTTGGGCACCGCGGTGGGCTTCGCGCTCGCGGCGGGCCCGATCACGGTGCTGGCCACCTTCTTCATGCTGGGCCTCGGCCTGGCGCTGCCCTTCTGCCTGCTGGTGCTGGTGCCCGGGCTGACGAAGCTGCTGCCCAAGCCGGGCGCGTGGATGGAGCGCGGCAAGCAGCTGCTGGGCTTCGCGCTGCTGGGCACCACGGTGTGGCTGGTGTGGGTGATGGGCGGCCTCACGGGCGTGGACGGCATGGCGCGGCTGCTGGCCTTCCTCGCGGTGGTGGGTCTGGGCGCGTGGATGTACGGGCTGGCGCAGGGAGCCGAGGGCGGGCGCAAGGTGGCGGGCGTGGTGGCGGTGGTGGCCGTGGTGGCGGTGGGAGGACTCTTCTCCCTGCGCTTCGAGGAGACGGGTCCGGCCCTGCGCAAGGCGTCGGCGGTGGCCGAGGCGCAGCCGTGGGACGATGCGGCGGTGACGGCGGCGCTGAAGGCGGGCCAGCCCGTGTTCGTCGACTTCACGGCGGACTGGTGCCTCACGTGCAAGTTCAACGAGCGCACGGTGCTGACGCGCGAGGACGTGCGGACCGCGTTCGCGCAGCACAAGGTGGCCTTCTTCGTGGCGGACTGGACGCGGCGGGACGAGCGCATCAGCGCGAAGCTGGCCGAGTTCGGCCGGGCCGGCGTGCCCATGTACCTGGTGGTGAGCCCCGCGGCGCCCGACAAGCCCGAGGTGCTGCCCGAGCTGCTCACCCCCGACACCGTCATCGAGGCCGTGCGCCGCGCGGCGGAGCGCGTAGCGGACGCGACGTAG
- a CDS encoding thioredoxin family protein: protein MKTFISAVALAVMMPVVAFAAETAQVGKPAPAFTLKDESGKEHSLAQYKGKIVVLEWTNSDCPFVQRHYTANTMQKTLAGFDAKKVVWLAVDSTASHTPDKVAAWKKEKGFTYPVLQDASGTVGKSYGAKTTPHMYVIDEQGVVRYAGAIDDDPRGNKKEGTTNYVKTAVDALLSGKPVPTSSSEPYGCSVKYKS from the coding sequence ATGAAGACGTTCATCAGTGCAGTCGCCCTCGCCGTGATGATGCCCGTGGTGGCGTTCGCCGCCGAGACCGCCCAGGTGGGCAAGCCCGCCCCGGCCTTCACCCTCAAGGACGAGTCCGGCAAGGAGCACTCGCTCGCGCAGTACAAGGGGAAGATCGTGGTCCTGGAGTGGACGAACTCGGACTGCCCCTTCGTGCAGCGCCACTACACGGCGAACACCATGCAGAAGACGCTGGCGGGCTTCGACGCCAAGAAGGTGGTGTGGCTGGCGGTGGACTCCACGGCGAGCCACACGCCGGACAAGGTCGCGGCCTGGAAGAAGGAGAAGGGCTTCACCTACCCCGTGCTGCAGGATGCGAGCGGCACGGTGGGCAAGTCCTACGGCGCCAAGACGACGCCGCACATGTACGTCATCGATGAGCAGGGCGTGGTGCGCTACGCGGGCGCCATCGACGACGACCCGCGCGGCAACAAGAAGGAGGGCACCACCAACTACGTGAAGACGGCGGTGGATGCGCTCCTCTCCGGCAAGCCGGTGCCGACCTCCAGCAGCGAGCCGTACGGCTGCTCGGTGAAGTACAAGAGCTGA
- a CDS encoding VWA domain-containing protein, translating to MKLTAWAVERDGERGRDVHLLVTVEAESDAPRAPVAMNLVLDRSASMRGAPLGAAVEAAQLLVERAGPKDYLGLLAFDGVPEQLVPLKLMDAEARAELSESLSALDAGEGTALHEAVESGAAAVRRLFIPGARPKMLVLTDGEPSVGRRSLADFRALGSKVAESGITLHAMGLGRHYLPEILEALTTPAGTGFTHVDDAEGLPVATAALVAELFGEVGTEARLHVRPIGFTELLCRHRYPARAEGDALSVGLGALSNAFPRRALFTGQLELAEWSLQVTTSWTERGDTRRVTVPVQRVLPDSPEGRFVRAVGAELDLVAAEASAWKALLRRNPTAAEHALAHAEEFLRELVRLSVEQVPAKRHVDRLADLRLAVERRSGDVSALGVRRARAADAHTGLSIVQPALPVVRKARN from the coding sequence ATGAAGTTGACGGCCTGGGCGGTCGAGCGCGACGGTGAGCGCGGTAGGGATGTTCATCTGCTCGTCACCGTGGAGGCCGAGTCGGACGCGCCCCGTGCGCCCGTGGCGATGAACCTCGTGCTGGACCGGAGCGCCTCGATGCGTGGCGCGCCACTGGGGGCCGCGGTGGAGGCCGCGCAACTGCTCGTCGAGCGCGCGGGGCCGAAGGACTACCTCGGGCTGCTCGCCTTCGACGGAGTCCCCGAGCAGCTCGTCCCCCTCAAGCTCATGGACGCCGAGGCGCGCGCGGAGCTCTCCGAGAGCCTTTCCGCGCTGGACGCGGGCGAGGGCACCGCGCTGCACGAGGCGGTGGAGTCCGGCGCCGCGGCGGTGCGCCGGCTGTTCATCCCCGGGGCGCGCCCGAAGATGCTGGTGCTCACGGATGGAGAGCCGTCGGTGGGCCGGCGCTCGCTGGCGGACTTCCGCGCGCTGGGCAGCAAGGTGGCCGAGTCCGGCATCACGCTGCACGCGATGGGACTGGGGCGGCACTACCTGCCGGAGATTCTCGAGGCGCTCACCACGCCGGCGGGCACGGGCTTCACGCACGTGGACGACGCCGAGGGCCTGCCGGTGGCCACCGCGGCGTTGGTGGCCGAGCTCTTCGGCGAGGTGGGCACCGAGGCGCGCCTGCACGTGCGGCCCATTGGCTTCACCGAGCTGCTCTGCCGCCACCGCTACCCGGCGCGCGCGGAGGGGGACGCGCTGAGCGTGGGGTTGGGAGCGCTCTCGAACGCGTTCCCTCGCCGGGCGCTCTTCACGGGGCAGCTGGAGCTGGCCGAGTGGTCGCTGCAGGTGACGACGTCCTGGACGGAGCGGGGCGACACGCGGCGCGTGACGGTGCCGGTGCAGCGCGTGCTGCCGGACAGCCCCGAGGGCCGCTTCGTGCGCGCGGTGGGCGCGGAGCTGGACCTGGTGGCGGCGGAGGCCTCGGCGTGGAAGGCGCTGCTGCGGCGCAACCCGACGGCGGCCGAGCATGCGCTGGCACATGCCGAGGAGTTCCTGCGCGAGCTGGTGCGGCTGTCGGTGGAGCAGGTGCCGGCGAAGCGCCACGTGGATCGGCTGGCGGACCTGCGGCTGGCGGTGGAGCGCCGGTCCGGGGACGTGTCGGCGCTCGGGGTGCGCCGGGCCCGGGCCGCGGACGCACACACCGGGTTGAGCATCGTCCAGCCCGCGCTCCCGGTCGTGCGCAAGGCGAGGAACTGA